The following coding sequences are from one Candidatus Zixiibacteriota bacterium window:
- a CDS encoding HlyD family efflux transporter periplasmic adaptor subunit, giving the protein MCPLATTDRLIDPAVLSRRRWKSITRVVAILLVVAIACYVLYTRIRPSVSRTVIRTSVADIGTVEASIPATGIILPAHEQVITSPIDSRVIAVLRHVGDKLAPGDQILLLDTSEAHLALERTTDNLTLKENELAQVDLELQNERSDLASHREIKKLQADLLASKADQLRKLYTLGGASGEQVGQAELEQRVAAIELVQLETSFQNRELVAKSKLANLETEIGLLRKEQAERQRLLHAASTRVDQAGVLTWVIGQEGAAIRKSDQIARISDLASFHVQGTASDVHAGKLTIGLPARVIVNDSALNGIVTAVNPSIQSGVMTFEVALADPTDARLHPNLKADVYIVAAQKQSVLRIRRGQTGELTTHQFVFVKRDGVAVKIDVQFGLVGYDYIEIISGLHPGDTVLISDMREYEHLEAVRID; this is encoded by the coding sequence ATGTGCCCACTTGCAACTACCGATCGACTCATTGATCCCGCCGTACTCAGTCGCCGCCGTTGGAAATCGATCACACGCGTGGTCGCCATTCTCCTCGTCGTCGCCATAGCATGCTACGTGCTCTACACGCGAATACGGCCCTCGGTGAGCCGCACAGTAATCCGTACTTCGGTCGCCGATATCGGAACCGTAGAAGCGTCTATCCCCGCGACGGGGATCATTCTCCCCGCCCACGAACAGGTCATTACGAGCCCAATCGACAGTCGGGTAATAGCAGTACTGCGACATGTCGGCGACAAACTTGCTCCTGGTGATCAGATCCTGCTCCTGGATACGAGCGAGGCGCACCTGGCATTGGAACGCACCACTGATAACCTTACGCTGAAGGAAAATGAACTCGCCCAAGTCGACTTGGAATTGCAGAATGAGCGGAGTGACCTCGCCAGCCACCGTGAGATCAAAAAGTTGCAGGCAGACCTTTTGGCAAGCAAAGCCGATCAACTTCGCAAGCTGTACACGCTCGGCGGAGCTTCCGGCGAACAAGTGGGCCAGGCCGAGCTGGAGCAGAGGGTTGCTGCTATCGAACTCGTGCAACTTGAGACGTCTTTCCAGAATCGCGAGTTAGTCGCAAAATCCAAATTGGCCAACCTCGAAACCGAAATTGGACTACTTCGTAAAGAACAAGCGGAGAGACAGCGACTCCTCCATGCGGCATCAACCCGAGTCGACCAGGCAGGTGTGCTTACATGGGTGATCGGCCAGGAGGGGGCTGCGATACGCAAGTCAGACCAAATCGCCCGGATCTCCGACCTGGCGTCATTTCATGTCCAGGGAACCGCATCCGATGTGCATGCAGGAAAACTTACCATTGGCTTGCCGGCACGAGTCATCGTAAATGACAGCGCCCTGAATGGCATCGTCACTGCGGTCAATCCCTCTATCCAGTCAGGGGTGATGACTTTCGAAGTCGCGCTGGCCGATCCTACTGACGCCCGTCTCCACCCCAACCTCAAAGCGGACGTGTATATCGTGGCGGCGCAGAAGCAGTCAGTCCTTCGCATCCGACGCGGCCAAACAGGTGAACTGACCACACATCAGTTTGTCTTTGTCAAACGGGATGGAGTGGCAGTTAAGATCGATGTCCAATTTGGCCTGGTCGGCTACGATTATATCGAGATAATTTCCGGTCTGCATCCGGGTGACACGGTACTCATCTCTGACATGCGTGAATATGAACATCTAGAAGCGGTGCGCATCGACTGA
- a CDS encoding OmpA family protein — MSRGGNELWVEVVPFNGGGDYYITLIAKESMKQEVTASGMLDALNRDGHVTLYINFDFGKSVIKTESMPIVEQIIQMMKANESLELNVEGHTDSVGDSKSNQVLSEGRAKAVVGAIVFGGIDMKRLSAVGFGEEKPIASNDTEEGRAKNRRVELVRRTINPYTDTTSRNSSEHFGVPVYPGATLDVEQTEFAKFHLGIAVFVYRTGDKPAAVSAFYMKSSGLKPLGADETSAVFVKDEEGSSVRVAISGPWTDPKTGESHSDTMIQILKGE, encoded by the coding sequence TTGTCAAGGGGGGGCAATGAACTGTGGGTCGAAGTCGTGCCGTTCAATGGCGGCGGTGATTACTATATCACGCTAATAGCCAAGGAATCGATGAAGCAGGAGGTGACAGCGAGCGGCATGCTGGATGCTCTTAATCGGGACGGCCATGTAACTCTGTATATCAATTTTGACTTTGGCAAGTCGGTTATCAAAACCGAATCTATGCCGATTGTTGAGCAAATCATACAAATGATGAAGGCCAACGAATCCCTTGAACTGAATGTCGAGGGACATACTGACAGTGTGGGAGATTCGAAATCGAATCAAGTCCTCTCGGAGGGCCGGGCCAAGGCGGTGGTCGGGGCAATCGTCTTCGGCGGTATCGACATGAAGCGCCTGAGCGCCGTCGGCTTCGGCGAAGAGAAACCGATCGCGAGCAATGATACGGAAGAAGGCCGAGCCAAGAACCGGCGGGTCGAGCTTGTCAGGCGAACGATCAATCCCTACACCGATACGACTAGCCGCAACTCTTCCGAGCATTTTGGCGTTCCGGTCTATCCCGGAGCGACACTGGATGTAGAACAGACTGAATTCGCCAAGTTCCACCTGGGGATTGCCGTGTTCGTGTATCGGACGGGTGACAAGCCGGCTGCGGTGAGCGCCTTCTATATGAAATCAAGCGGACTGAAGCCCCTTGGAGCCGATGAGACTTCCGCCGTTTTTGTGAAGGATGAGGAAGGCAGTTCGGTTAGAGTCGCCATATCAGGTCCCTGGACCGATCCCAAGACCGGCGAATCTCACTCGGACACTATGATACAGATATTGAAGGGCGAATAA
- a CDS encoding cysteine synthase family protein, which translates to MSLGSNILTAVGNTSLVQLHKVVPPGCAKVFVKLEWENPTGSMKDRAAQAMIARAEEAGRLKPGDTVVEYTGGSTGISLALICVAKGYHLHIVSSDAFSHEKLQHMAAFGAELALVPSEGGLTTKKLILDMIEAAREISHRPHTYWTDQLNNLDSISGYFPLGEELWSQTNGRLDAFVQCVGTAASSRGVATVLKRYNPRLKMIVVEPGESAVLSGGQAGPHKIEGVGIGYTPLLWDPSLVDEIIAVKTEDAKAMARRLAREEGLFAGTSSGANVVAAIQVAKRLGPHASIATLMVDSGLKYLSTDVCGKRPTASP; encoded by the coding sequence ATGAGTCTCGGGAGCAATATACTAACTGCCGTTGGGAATACGTCATTAGTGCAGCTGCACAAGGTTGTCCCTCCCGGTTGTGCGAAGGTGTTTGTCAAACTGGAGTGGGAAAATCCGACCGGCAGTATGAAAGACCGCGCGGCCCAGGCAATGATCGCACGGGCTGAAGAAGCCGGCCGACTTAAGCCGGGCGACACAGTTGTGGAGTACACCGGTGGCAGCACGGGCATTTCGCTTGCCTTGATCTGTGTAGCGAAAGGATATCATCTTCATATTGTCTCCTCCGATGCCTTCAGTCATGAAAAGCTGCAGCATATGGCGGCTTTCGGTGCCGAACTCGCGCTGGTACCAAGTGAAGGTGGCCTCACGACAAAGAAATTGATTCTGGATATGATTGAAGCTGCCAGAGAGATCAGTCATCGACCGCACACCTACTGGACTGACCAACTCAATAATCTCGACAGTATCTCAGGCTACTTCCCTTTGGGCGAAGAGCTCTGGAGCCAAACCAACGGCAGACTGGATGCCTTCGTTCAATGTGTTGGTACGGCCGCTTCATCGCGGGGCGTAGCGACGGTGCTGAAGCGATACAATCCCAGGCTAAAGATGATAGTCGTGGAGCCCGGCGAATCCGCAGTGTTATCGGGCGGTCAGGCCGGACCTCATAAAATTGAAGGGGTGGGTATAGGATATACTCCGCTACTTTGGGATCCAAGCCTTGTCGATGAAATTATTGCGGTGAAAACGGAAGACGCCAAGGCCATGGCCAGGCGATTAGCCCGTGAAGAGGGTCTGTTTGCAGGAACGTCATCGGGAGCAAATGTCGTTGCCGCCATTCAGGTCGCGAAGAGATTGGGACCACATGCAAGCATTGCCACGTTGATGGTGGATTCCGGTCTGAAATACCTGAGTACGGATGTCTGCGGAAAAAGACCGACAGCTTCGCCATAG
- a CDS encoding proline-rich domain-containing protein codes for MRLELRILFLTIAVLISPIVSSLAQPSIEPLVGKDAERIWFDFDARGRLDPDPYASDYRGGNVSFRVSGLLEPTEYDDSSMIGYGSWELPFTLSIEPCKVIDPTDGSVTTESSCRRNAQGKIIINLRFNLETGLGELALNSSGLMSCVAGKPPDRYNPEIMYYIGSIEDREIHPNPPLMLTRADLEAEFEKNWSWDMESMGMARFTNCPLLWNINMTLSSKPPEKAKVSIAGCANIMIGVSANLTATVEPETEGTYTWFSEPSDVFDISGSGSSATAAGKNAGHATIRVEFQPKKGKKVEGKLSGSVVELLSVNGGADIPVIGIYDENGVEKPPVQVPIQQDPPEGDLLSFPVADAAIASVQNLGTSLAIQGVKEGVTSARGQTGCGDQDEHLITIQVVPCDKETIQKLRDRLKELKAQWDELRAENDRLLKSPEFTRAKHEFDKNLTKCWVKVFSILASGLGAVEGAVSGAAPGVTDLDNIADMLGDFYDATEEGTWEGNWSLWNMYKNYQIGAAKKMTLGIANDVIEYGEAWFAVEDALQVIKEVVKTLQENRMRYKEVRNQHDEIDRRLVELCNDFGDGSEEPGGSEPGQPQQPPTEPKGGEPSKPSGGAPPPTEPGSDQPPTDQPSGDGDQPQSPTDDDSGGGDERYLLGSPFPAWFATKLRRIPDRL; via the coding sequence ATGCGACTTGAATTACGAATTCTGTTCCTCACCATTGCCGTACTCATCTCTCCAATTGTCAGCAGCCTTGCGCAACCTTCGATCGAACCGCTTGTAGGGAAAGACGCCGAGCGAATCTGGTTTGACTTCGACGCGCGCGGGCGGCTCGACCCCGACCCTTACGCGTCCGATTATCGCGGTGGGAATGTTTCTTTCCGCGTCTCAGGTCTCCTCGAACCGACAGAGTATGATGATTCATCCATGATCGGCTATGGCAGCTGGGAGCTCCCCTTTACGCTGTCCATTGAACCCTGCAAAGTCATCGACCCGACCGACGGTTCCGTGACGACCGAATCGAGTTGCCGCCGAAATGCGCAGGGAAAGATTATCATCAACCTCCGCTTCAATCTCGAAACCGGTTTGGGCGAGCTTGCCCTCAATTCCTCTGGTCTTATGTCCTGCGTCGCCGGAAAACCTCCGGATCGTTATAATCCAGAAATAATGTACTATATAGGAAGCATCGAAGACCGCGAAATACACCCAAATCCTCCTCTGATGCTTACTCGGGCCGACCTTGAAGCCGAATTCGAGAAGAATTGGTCATGGGATATGGAGAGTATGGGCATGGCCCGTTTTACCAACTGCCCGCTGCTCTGGAATATCAACATGACTCTCAGCTCCAAACCGCCAGAAAAGGCCAAAGTCTCAATTGCCGGTTGCGCTAATATTATGATCGGCGTCAGCGCCAACCTGACCGCCACCGTCGAGCCCGAAACTGAGGGGACCTACACCTGGTTCAGCGAGCCATCCGATGTTTTCGATATCTCCGGCTCCGGCTCATCTGCCACCGCCGCTGGCAAGAATGCCGGACATGCCACCATTCGGGTCGAATTTCAACCAAAGAAGGGTAAGAAAGTAGAGGGGAAACTATCGGGAAGCGTCGTCGAACTCTTATCCGTCAACGGTGGGGCCGACATTCCTGTAATTGGCATATATGATGAAAACGGCGTCGAAAAACCTCCCGTTCAAGTCCCAATTCAGCAAGATCCGCCCGAAGGCGACCTCCTGAGTTTTCCGGTTGCCGATGCTGCCATCGCCTCCGTTCAAAATCTCGGAACTTCGCTGGCGATTCAGGGAGTCAAGGAAGGGGTGACCTCTGCGCGCGGCCAGACTGGATGCGGAGATCAGGATGAGCATCTGATCACTATTCAGGTTGTTCCGTGCGACAAGGAGACTATCCAGAAATTGAGAGATCGGTTGAAAGAGCTCAAGGCCCAGTGGGACGAGCTCCGCGCGGAAAACGATCGACTTCTCAAGAGCCCCGAGTTTACCCGAGCCAAACACGAATTCGACAAGAATCTGACGAAATGCTGGGTAAAAGTATTCAGCATATTGGCGTCGGGCCTGGGGGCGGTCGAGGGGGCGGTAAGTGGCGCCGCGCCGGGTGTGACCGACCTCGATAATATCGCCGACATGCTGGGGGATTTCTATGACGCTACAGAGGAGGGGACGTGGGAAGGCAATTGGTCGCTGTGGAACATGTACAAGAACTATCAGATCGGCGCCGCGAAGAAAATGACGCTCGGAATCGCCAATGACGTCATCGAGTACGGCGAGGCCTGGTTTGCGGTAGAGGACGCCCTTCAGGTGATTAAGGAAGTCGTCAAGACTCTCCAGGAAAATCGGATGAGGTACAAAGAGGTTCGGAACCAGCACGATGAAATCGACCGCCGGCTGGTGGAGCTCTGCAATGACTTCGGCGACGGTAGCGAGGAGCCGGGAGGATCGGAGCCGGGCCAGCCGCAGCAACCCCCGACCGAACCGAAGGGTGGCGAGCCTTCCAAACCATCCGGCGGCGCACCCCCCCCCACTGAACCGGGTAGTGATCAACCTCCGACCGATCAGCCATCGGGCGATGGCGATCAACCGCAGTCCCCAACCGACGACGACAGCGGCGGCGGGGACGAACGATATCTTTTGGGATCCCCCTTTCCCGCCTGGTTCGCCACCAAGCTCCGGCGGATTCCCGATCGACTGTGA
- a CDS encoding tetratricopeptide repeat protein, whose protein sequence is MKYTLLQIAAWLICATVVTIAVVRQGSVADARTEIVRIDGSAPMANPAKAPVALSDSAADPEPAAVGDTDVVADTEIADTTGVPPEAIRLNDLGVVQLSEGHLDSAITLFKRSLVLDSAYARGHYNLGIAYHRAGRVKDAISEYSRAAAIRPNYFRALYSLGRQYYDIGRYDEARNWLTRATEVKRTEEAAAAFYMLGLSYKHLGDVPRAEAAYRSALRLRPSHIEARYALALSRMDQGKYDDAIREFTRSASLGLKKKQLYSNLGICNSRIGKPDEAVAAYQQALALEPNDPKGWFNLAISLNKLGRRDEGIDAYRKAIQFDTTYYEAYFNLALLYADKGDTANAMLHYQRAIAQRPSFSKAHYNLALIFLERALYDSAVVHLEEVTTLDPENLRALFNLGIANSRAERLPQAAEAYHRLLDQEPVNLKALNNLGTVYSRLGENDSALIFYNRLVGLTHSAEAYYNRADARKELDSLESAKQDYLKAIELKPDYAKAYHNLAILEEKLNHQDRAVELLKKAIQFDSDNWKSHWKLGQIYLEMGRAADAKAEYALAAATNPPSDKFNKEYDKLLLNQ, encoded by the coding sequence ATGAAATACACACTGCTCCAGATAGCCGCGTGGCTGATATGCGCCACAGTTGTTACGATAGCCGTCGTACGGCAAGGGTCGGTAGCGGACGCCAGAACAGAGATCGTTCGCATCGACGGTTCCGCGCCAATGGCGAATCCCGCGAAGGCACCGGTTGCCTTGAGTGATTCGGCTGCGGATCCGGAGCCGGCAGCCGTTGGAGACACGGATGTTGTCGCAGATACGGAAATTGCCGACACGACAGGTGTACCCCCCGAAGCCATCAGACTCAACGACCTGGGTGTGGTACAGCTGTCAGAAGGGCATCTGGATTCCGCGATCACCTTGTTCAAACGATCCCTCGTGCTGGATTCCGCGTATGCCCGCGGACATTACAATCTGGGTATTGCGTATCACCGGGCAGGTCGTGTCAAAGATGCCATTAGTGAGTACAGTCGCGCCGCGGCAATTCGCCCGAATTACTTCCGTGCGCTCTACAGCCTCGGCAGGCAGTACTATGACATCGGTCGATACGACGAAGCACGCAACTGGCTGACTCGCGCAACTGAGGTCAAGCGGACCGAGGAAGCAGCCGCAGCCTTCTATATGCTGGGGTTGTCATACAAACATCTGGGGGATGTTCCACGCGCCGAGGCTGCCTACCGCAGCGCCCTTCGTCTGCGCCCGAGTCATATCGAGGCTCGCTACGCCCTCGCGCTGTCTCGCATGGACCAGGGGAAGTACGACGATGCCATCAGGGAGTTCACGCGGTCGGCATCATTGGGACTCAAAAAGAAGCAGTTGTATTCAAATCTGGGAATCTGTAACAGTCGCATCGGCAAACCGGATGAAGCCGTGGCGGCCTATCAACAGGCTTTGGCACTGGAGCCGAACGACCCCAAAGGATGGTTCAATCTGGCCATCAGTTTGAACAAGCTGGGCCGCCGCGATGAGGGAATTGACGCGTATCGCAAGGCTATACAGTTTGACACAACCTATTATGAGGCGTATTTCAACCTGGCGCTCCTGTACGCTGACAAGGGAGACACGGCGAACGCCATGCTGCACTATCAGCGGGCGATCGCACAACGCCCCAGCTTCTCCAAAGCGCACTACAACCTGGCGTTGATCTTTCTCGAACGGGCACTGTATGATTCTGCCGTCGTGCACCTCGAGGAAGTCACCACGCTTGACCCGGAGAATCTGAGGGCGCTGTTCAACCTGGGTATCGCCAATTCGCGCGCGGAACGACTGCCCCAGGCTGCCGAGGCCTATCACCGCCTTCTCGACCAGGAGCCGGTCAATCTCAAAGCGCTCAACAACCTCGGCACCGTCTATTCGCGCCTGGGTGAGAATGACTCCGCGCTCATCTTCTACAACCGGCTGGTCGGCCTGACCCACAGCGCGGAGGCATATTACAATCGGGCGGATGCCCGCAAGGAACTCGATAGTCTGGAATCGGCCAAACAGGACTACCTGAAAGCGATCGAGCTGAAACCGGATTACGCGAAAGCGTACCACAACCTGGCTATCCTCGAAGAAAAACTCAATCATCAGGATCGAGCCGTCGAATTGCTCAAGAAAGCCATTCAGTTTGATTCCGATAACTGGAAAAGCCACTGGAAACTCGGACAGATATATCTGGAGATGGGACGGGCCGCCGATGCCAAGGCGGAGTATGCGTTGGCCGCAGCCACAAATCCACCGTCCGATAAGTTCAACAAGGAATACGATAAACTGCTTCTGAATCAGTGA
- a CDS encoding sugar-transfer associated ATP-grasp domain-containing protein, with the protein MRLPKNLFPIPSGIGVMGINARNLDMIYPYNRRNCFPNVDDKLLCKRLLQQNDIPTAVTYHVVADPPSLRNWEDKLAGVDHFVVKPNTGYGGNGIVLVTRRDGRYYISGEPVTREDIDFHIMQILNGAFSLDNLADTAFFEHKLVNHPGIQAFIPPEIEGVGDVRLIYRQEQIVMAMLRLPTRESGGKANLHQGGLGVGIDLDTGCSLHGSHRNNVITHHPETHEPLKGRPVPFFRDMLTYGARISDIVGLGYIGVDFVCDRDHGPMVLEVNARPGLNIQIANQAGLRDRLI; encoded by the coding sequence ATGAGATTGCCTAAGAATCTCTTCCCCATACCTTCGGGCATCGGTGTGATGGGCATTAACGCTCGCAACCTGGATATGATTTATCCTTACAACCGCCGGAACTGCTTTCCCAACGTTGATGACAAACTGCTGTGCAAACGTTTGCTCCAGCAGAACGACATTCCGACCGCTGTCACCTATCATGTTGTGGCGGACCCACCGTCGCTCCGCAACTGGGAAGACAAACTGGCCGGCGTTGACCATTTCGTTGTTAAGCCAAACACCGGCTACGGCGGCAACGGGATCGTCCTGGTGACCAGACGTGATGGCCGGTATTACATTTCCGGCGAGCCGGTCACCAGGGAGGATATCGACTTCCATATCATGCAAATTTTGAACGGCGCGTTTTCGCTCGACAACCTGGCCGATACCGCCTTTTTCGAGCACAAACTGGTCAATCATCCCGGTATCCAGGCGTTCATTCCCCCGGAGATAGAAGGAGTGGGGGATGTTCGGCTCATCTATCGCCAGGAACAGATCGTCATGGCGATGCTCCGCCTGCCGACCCGTGAGTCCGGCGGGAAGGCCAACCTGCACCAGGGCGGACTGGGCGTCGGTATCGATCTGGACACCGGATGTTCACTTCATGGATCGCACCGAAACAACGTCATAACGCATCATCCGGAGACACACGAACCGCTCAAAGGAAGACCGGTGCCGTTCTTTCGGGACATGCTAACCTACGGTGCGCGAATCAGCGATATCGTGGGCCTTGGCTATATCGGCGTCGATTTCGTGTGTGACCGTGATCACGGTCCCATGGTACTCGAGGTGAATGCCCGACCAGGTCTGAATATACAGATTGCCAACCAGGCCGGTTTGAGAGACAGGTTGATATGA